The Xiphophorus couchianus chromosome 5, X_couchianus-1.0, whole genome shotgun sequence genome includes a region encoding these proteins:
- the cp110 gene encoding uncharacterized protein cp110 isoform X2 — protein sequence MENYAEFAQLCLSRLKKNEAEEEKHRRPLSASSLIQFYGRPILPPLLRKTPTLQDLLQETETKFEFPHLHNNSRFSMSCSDVSVGTRESLSPGPAGKLKNGIAQPPKISTTYSAFLPSSMPPQQSFQEKYLTERLDSQQGLQPCSFNTASHQSLSSGYITCENQENATVDSVRTIDVWTTEETNNNSGFFLHSTSNTIAKMPDIISHPPIDGEELERTGLESFFCTNIMGPKDLCSTSFHINSQRCDPLRAEQPEFSRPHSRNKEVDIPFTAQLNPARNSSTETNDGSLASSEKNSLSDNADLQRSLNLTEVVHVQKPPSNAEAEPADIEIDVADLKQPKESRPLSLQALLKKSQEYRRHQRMLRNQAKNTKMHQERSQEKPKGRAEEPSLSDKENEELHHKGAVTVEGKKTKEGRGTLIWSEKPSPQKPWKTNRIECEGVAEDGKAMERLSIEEETFLKNKLNSSQEVIATPKQVSVLIQQQQSLMKTSLIQGAFYEPPCLPSFHGGVEKYRSVPIPSFCLSPVPCKNKTDNAAGTPEPKSDSSSDFNEVRVKDINLDCQQSTTEVPSGNVIVGDDATSVFAKGSLHIDQLESNLCSLKVLISDLEFTVKENLDDRREPDCSVQNDENLESSKDYEQIENAGPDDSSCCLEDTQDAAAAAADDDDDNEVDDLWQRQSFIQFKNMDKDVGPNPRSSLRDVSLQNGSEIIKLVQHSQVRASIKENRNEMSSEGGGNGNTQRGVSKTEQLPSKNTMSVAQQMRIPSIFRNVACKYVSAAHLSHLKERVGNIAAGSEGPAPSQSLNRSYDVDTSSDLWLQEGSGSDLGSQRSYSQTKGLTPESGVEDQSGVSKVKRRLLMHVTEGTMEMNEGGGRAVDSMVRPNSGTPTAGVYLSEGCSFQKQETLKSKQERLKQIHAAQVRALQEEHRKQQEELLQVLATRYRLLQDVSPCSRLGDALTFSSLPQPLSPLSRRCRPLVAAAVKGFLTRRILRTERIAQLVRTIRDTQQFLQAFQQQSASRVDRCSRQDVLLQERVALQLRAARYEVYDIFFSLSAGEQMQLIRWDRELARERQLRRQNGHAGCARGKSSLSAATQKSLERKRERMIQKKAAECHRGAAAQTGPKSGFSVEKPQETKRGQFKANPQRVPKSVCSSRPR from the exons ATGGAGAACTACGCAGAGTTTGCACAGCTTTGTCTCTCTAGACTGAAGAAAAATGAGGCAGAAGAGGAGAAACACCGCAGACCTTTATCAGCATCCTCCCTCATCCAGTTTTATGGACGACCTATCCTCCCTCCACTG CTGAGAAAGACACCAACACTGCAGGATTTACTCCAAGAAACGGAGACTAAATTTGAATTTCCACACTTGCATAACAACAGCAGGTTTTCCATGTCCTGCAGTGATGTTTCCGTTGGAACCAGGGAAAGTCTTTCACCAGGACCTGCCGGGAAATTAAAGAATGGCATCGCCCAACCTCCAAAGATTTCCACAACATACAGTGCCTTTCTTCCTTCAAGTATGCCGCCTCAGCAAAGTTTCCAGGAAAAATACCTTACTGAGAGACTGGACAGCCAACAAGGATTACAGCCATGTTCCTTTAATACTGCAAGCCACCAGTCACTATCCTCAGGTTATATCACTTGTGAGAATCAAGAAAACGCCACAGTTGATTCTGTCCGGACGATTGACGTCTGGACGACAGAAGAAACGAACAACAATAGCGGCTTTTTCCTTCACAGCACCTCAAATACAATTGCCAAGATGCCTGATATTATCAGCCATCCTCCCATAGATGGAGAGGAGCTAGAGAGGACTGGACTCGAGTCGTTCTTTTGCACAAACATAATGGGACCTAAAGATCTGTGTAGCACCTCATTTCACATCAATTCACAGAGATGTGATCCTTTAAGAGCTGAACAGCCTGAATTCAGTCGTCCACACAGTCGGAACAAAGAGGTTGACATTCCTTTTACAGCCCAACTAAATCCTGCCAGGAATAGCAGCACAGAAACAAATGACGGCTCACTTGCTTCGTCAGAAAAAAACAGCCTGTCAGACAATGCAGATTTACAGCGGTCGCTAAATCTGACAGAAGTCGTCCATGTTCAGAAACCCCCCAGCAACGCAGAGGCAGAACCTGCAGACATTGAGATTGACGTCGCTGACTTAAAGCAACCCAAGGAGTCTCGTCCTCTGAGCCTCCAGGCTTTGCTGAAGAAGTCTCAGGAGTATCGGCGGCACCAGCGTATGCTGAGGAACCAAgccaaaaacactaaaatgcaCCAGGAGAGAAGTCAGGAGAAGCCAAAAGGGCGAGCAGAGGAGCCGAGCCTTTCTGACAAGGAGAACGAGGAGTTACATCACAAGGGCGCTGTTACAGtagagggcaaaaagactaaGGAGGGGAGAGGCACTCTTATCTGGTCGGAGAAACCCTCACCTCAGAAAccctggaaaacaaacaggattGAGTGCGAAGGCGTAGCAGAAGATGGAAAAGCCATGGAACGCCTCAGCATTGAAGAAGAGACATTCTTAAAAAACAAGCTGAACAGTTCTCAAGAGGTCATAGCGACACCTAAACAGGTCAGTGTTTTgattcagcagcagcagtcttTGATGAAAACCTCCCTTATCCAAGGAGCGTTTTATGAACCACCTTGTCTGCCGTCTTTTCATGGCGGAGTCGAGAAGTACCGTTCTGTTCCAATCCCAAGCTTCTGTCTGAGTCCCGTTccctgcaaaaataaaacagacaatgCTGCAGGAACACCAGAACCCAAATCAGATTCCAGTTCTGACTTTAACGAGGTCAGAGTTAAGGACATAAACCTCGATTGCCAACAGAGCACAACGGAGGTTCCTTCTGGGAATGTCATCGTTGGAGACGATGCCACAAGCGTGTTCGCCAAGGGTTCGCTGCACATCGATCAGCTCGAGTCCAACCTGTGCAGTCTGAAGGTACTGATCTCAGATCTGGAGTTCACAGTCAAAGAGAACTTGGACGATCGCCGGGAACCTGACTGCAGCGTGCAAAATGATGAGAACCTTGAGAGCAGCAAGGACTATGAGCAAATCGAAAACGCTGGTCCGGATGATTCCTCCTGCTGTTTGGAGGACACacaggatgctgctgctgctgctgctgatgatgatgatgacaatgAAGTAGATGACTTATGGCAAAGACAATCATTCATTCAGTTTAAGAACATGGATAAAGATGTGGGACCTAATCCAAGGTCAAGTCTCAGGGATGTTTCCCTACAGAACGGCTCTGAGATTATTAAACTAGTCCAGCATAGTCAGGTCCGAGcctcaataaaagaaaacagaaatgagatGAGTTCAGAAGGAGGAGGCAATGGTAATACACAGCGTGGTGTATCCAAAACAGAGCAACTCCCTTCTAAAAATACAATGTCCGTAGCACAGCAGATGCGAATACCCAGTATTTTCCGAAATGTTGCCTGCAAATACGTCTCTGCGGCTCACCTTTCACATCTTAAGGAAAGAGTGGGGAATATAGCTGCTGGCTCTGAGGGCCCCGCTCCCTCACAGTCTCTTAATCGGTCATATGACGTGGACACATCGTCGGACCTTTGGTTGCAGGAAGGATCAGGATCCGACCTCGGCTCACAGCGTAGTTACAGTCAGACAAAGGGTCTGACTCCAGAGAGTGGTGTTGAAGATCAGTCGGGGGTGTCTAAGGTCAAACGGAGACTGCTCATGCATGTGACCGAGGGGACCATGGAGATGAATGAAGGAGGGGGCCGAGCAGTGGACTCTATGGTCAGACCAAACTCCGGCACTCCTACAG CTGGGGTGTATTTGTCCGAAGGCTGCAGCTTTCAGAAACAAGAGACACTGAAAAGTAAACAAGAGCGACTGAAACAGATCCATGCAGCTCAAGTCCGAGCCCTGCAAGAGGAGcacaggaagcagcaggaagaaCTCTTACAG GTGTTGGCAACACGTTACCGTCTCCTGCAGGACGTGTCTCCCTGCTCTCGACTTGGGGACGCGTTGACCTTCTCCAGCCTCCCTCAG CCCCTGAGCCCGCTCTCGCGGCGCTGccgccccctggtggctgcAGCCGTAAAAGGCTTTCTAACTCGCAGGATTCTACGGACGGAGAGAATTGCGCAGCTGGTGCGCACCATCAGG gacacgcagcagttcctgcaagccTTCCAGCAGCAGAGCGCCAGCAGAGTGGATCGCTGTAGTAGGCAAGATGTATTATTGCAGGAGAGAGTTGCTCTGCAG CTGCGCGCTGCCCGTTATGAGGTTTACGACATATTCTTCAGTCTGTCAGCCGGAGAGCAGATGCAGCTGATCAGATGGGACAGAGAGCTGGCCAGGGAGAGGCAGCTCAGACGGCAG AACGGACATGCCGGTTGCGCCCGAGGGAAGAGTTCTCTGTCTGCTGCGACGCAGAAATCCctggagagaaagagagaaaggat
- the mafgb gene encoding v-maf avian musculoaponeurotic fibrosarcoma oncogene homolog Gb isoform X2, translated as MTTTNKGNKALKVKREPGENGTSLTDEELVTMSVRELNQHLRGLSKEEILQLKQRRRTLKNRGYAASCRVKRVTQKEELEKQKAQLQQEVDKLANENASMRIELDALRSKYEALQTFARTVARSPTVGVGVRAGGGGGGGVPSSVIGPLIPGKVATATSVITIVKSKTDARS; from the exons ATGACGACGACTAACAAAGGAAATAAAGCCTTAAAG GTGAAGCGTGAGCCGGGTGAAAATGGCACCAGCCTCACGGACGAGGAGCTGGTGACCATGTCCGTGCGGGAGCTGAACCAGCACCTCCGGGGGCTCTCCAAGGAAGAGATCCTGCAGCTCAAACAGAGGAGACGCACCCTGAAGAACCGAGGCTACGCCGCCAGCTGCCGGGTCAAGCGGGTCACCCagaaggaggagctggagaagcAGAAGgcgcagctgcagcaggaggtgGACAAACTGGCCAACGAGAACGCGTCCATGCGCATCGAACTGGACGCCCTGAGGTCCAAGTACGAAGCCTTGCAGACCTTCGCCAGGACTGTGGCGCGGAGCCCCACAGTCGGGGTCGGGGTGAGGGCCGGGGGCGGTGGGGGCGGAGGGGTGCCGTCGTCGGTCATCGGCCCGCTCATACCGGGGAAGGTGGCAACGGCGACGAGCGTCATCACGATAGTCAAGTCAAAGACGGACGCGCGGTCTTGA
- the mafgb gene encoding v-maf avian musculoaponeurotic fibrosarcoma oncogene homolog Gb isoform X1 yields MQKVCAMLPQQGQNARFCLISPFSLVCAEEQGSCGMTTTNKGNKALKVKREPGENGTSLTDEELVTMSVRELNQHLRGLSKEEILQLKQRRRTLKNRGYAASCRVKRVTQKEELEKQKAQLQQEVDKLANENASMRIELDALRSKYEALQTFARTVARSPTVGVGVRAGGGGGGGVPSSVIGPLIPGKVATATSVITIVKSKTDARS; encoded by the exons ATGCAAAAGGTCTGTGCCATGCTCCCACAACAGGGCCAGAATGCTCGGTTTTGCTTAATATCTCCTTTTTCTCTG GTTTGCGCAGAAGAGCAAGGCTCTTGTGGCATGACGACGACTAACAAAGGAAATAAAGCCTTAAAG GTGAAGCGTGAGCCGGGTGAAAATGGCACCAGCCTCACGGACGAGGAGCTGGTGACCATGTCCGTGCGGGAGCTGAACCAGCACCTCCGGGGGCTCTCCAAGGAAGAGATCCTGCAGCTCAAACAGAGGAGACGCACCCTGAAGAACCGAGGCTACGCCGCCAGCTGCCGGGTCAAGCGGGTCACCCagaaggaggagctggagaagcAGAAGgcgcagctgcagcaggaggtgGACAAACTGGCCAACGAGAACGCGTCCATGCGCATCGAACTGGACGCCCTGAGGTCCAAGTACGAAGCCTTGCAGACCTTCGCCAGGACTGTGGCGCGGAGCCCCACAGTCGGGGTCGGGGTGAGGGCCGGGGGCGGTGGGGGCGGAGGGGTGCCGTCGTCGGTCATCGGCCCGCTCATACCGGGGAAGGTGGCAACGGCGACGAGCGTCATCACGATAGTCAAGTCAAAGACGGACGCGCGGTCTTGA
- the cp110 gene encoding uncharacterized protein cp110 isoform X1 gives MENYAEFAQLCLSRLKKNEAEEEKHRRPLSASSLIQFYGRPILPPLLSGTQREEMRRHRDEAQEGRASKKLKDDSRMAHVQTILYSVQLRKTPTLQDLLQETETKFEFPHLHNNSRFSMSCSDVSVGTRESLSPGPAGKLKNGIAQPPKISTTYSAFLPSSMPPQQSFQEKYLTERLDSQQGLQPCSFNTASHQSLSSGYITCENQENATVDSVRTIDVWTTEETNNNSGFFLHSTSNTIAKMPDIISHPPIDGEELERTGLESFFCTNIMGPKDLCSTSFHINSQRCDPLRAEQPEFSRPHSRNKEVDIPFTAQLNPARNSSTETNDGSLASSEKNSLSDNADLQRSLNLTEVVHVQKPPSNAEAEPADIEIDVADLKQPKESRPLSLQALLKKSQEYRRHQRMLRNQAKNTKMHQERSQEKPKGRAEEPSLSDKENEELHHKGAVTVEGKKTKEGRGTLIWSEKPSPQKPWKTNRIECEGVAEDGKAMERLSIEEETFLKNKLNSSQEVIATPKQVSVLIQQQQSLMKTSLIQGAFYEPPCLPSFHGGVEKYRSVPIPSFCLSPVPCKNKTDNAAGTPEPKSDSSSDFNEVRVKDINLDCQQSTTEVPSGNVIVGDDATSVFAKGSLHIDQLESNLCSLKVLISDLEFTVKENLDDRREPDCSVQNDENLESSKDYEQIENAGPDDSSCCLEDTQDAAAAAADDDDDNEVDDLWQRQSFIQFKNMDKDVGPNPRSSLRDVSLQNGSEIIKLVQHSQVRASIKENRNEMSSEGGGNGNTQRGVSKTEQLPSKNTMSVAQQMRIPSIFRNVACKYVSAAHLSHLKERVGNIAAGSEGPAPSQSLNRSYDVDTSSDLWLQEGSGSDLGSQRSYSQTKGLTPESGVEDQSGVSKVKRRLLMHVTEGTMEMNEGGGRAVDSMVRPNSGTPTAGVYLSEGCSFQKQETLKSKQERLKQIHAAQVRALQEEHRKQQEELLQVLATRYRLLQDVSPCSRLGDALTFSSLPQPLSPLSRRCRPLVAAAVKGFLTRRILRTERIAQLVRTIRDTQQFLQAFQQQSASRVDRCSRQDVLLQERVALQLRAARYEVYDIFFSLSAGEQMQLIRWDRELARERQLRRQNGHAGCARGKSSLSAATQKSLERKRERMIQKKAAECHRGAAAQTGPKSGFSVEKPQETKRGQFKANPQRVPKSVCSSRPR, from the exons ATGGAGAACTACGCAGAGTTTGCACAGCTTTGTCTCTCTAGACTGAAGAAAAATGAGGCAGAAGAGGAGAAACACCGCAGACCTTTATCAGCATCCTCCCTCATCCAGTTTTATGGACGACCTATCCTCCCTCCACTG CTCTCAGGGACACAGAGAGAAGAGATGAGGCGACACAGAGACGAAGCACAGGAAGGTAGAGCCAGCAAAAAGCTCAAGGATGACTCCAGAATGGCCCATGTGCAAACTATCCTGTACAGCGTTCAG CTGAGAAAGACACCAACACTGCAGGATTTACTCCAAGAAACGGAGACTAAATTTGAATTTCCACACTTGCATAACAACAGCAGGTTTTCCATGTCCTGCAGTGATGTTTCCGTTGGAACCAGGGAAAGTCTTTCACCAGGACCTGCCGGGAAATTAAAGAATGGCATCGCCCAACCTCCAAAGATTTCCACAACATACAGTGCCTTTCTTCCTTCAAGTATGCCGCCTCAGCAAAGTTTCCAGGAAAAATACCTTACTGAGAGACTGGACAGCCAACAAGGATTACAGCCATGTTCCTTTAATACTGCAAGCCACCAGTCACTATCCTCAGGTTATATCACTTGTGAGAATCAAGAAAACGCCACAGTTGATTCTGTCCGGACGATTGACGTCTGGACGACAGAAGAAACGAACAACAATAGCGGCTTTTTCCTTCACAGCACCTCAAATACAATTGCCAAGATGCCTGATATTATCAGCCATCCTCCCATAGATGGAGAGGAGCTAGAGAGGACTGGACTCGAGTCGTTCTTTTGCACAAACATAATGGGACCTAAAGATCTGTGTAGCACCTCATTTCACATCAATTCACAGAGATGTGATCCTTTAAGAGCTGAACAGCCTGAATTCAGTCGTCCACACAGTCGGAACAAAGAGGTTGACATTCCTTTTACAGCCCAACTAAATCCTGCCAGGAATAGCAGCACAGAAACAAATGACGGCTCACTTGCTTCGTCAGAAAAAAACAGCCTGTCAGACAATGCAGATTTACAGCGGTCGCTAAATCTGACAGAAGTCGTCCATGTTCAGAAACCCCCCAGCAACGCAGAGGCAGAACCTGCAGACATTGAGATTGACGTCGCTGACTTAAAGCAACCCAAGGAGTCTCGTCCTCTGAGCCTCCAGGCTTTGCTGAAGAAGTCTCAGGAGTATCGGCGGCACCAGCGTATGCTGAGGAACCAAgccaaaaacactaaaatgcaCCAGGAGAGAAGTCAGGAGAAGCCAAAAGGGCGAGCAGAGGAGCCGAGCCTTTCTGACAAGGAGAACGAGGAGTTACATCACAAGGGCGCTGTTACAGtagagggcaaaaagactaaGGAGGGGAGAGGCACTCTTATCTGGTCGGAGAAACCCTCACCTCAGAAAccctggaaaacaaacaggattGAGTGCGAAGGCGTAGCAGAAGATGGAAAAGCCATGGAACGCCTCAGCATTGAAGAAGAGACATTCTTAAAAAACAAGCTGAACAGTTCTCAAGAGGTCATAGCGACACCTAAACAGGTCAGTGTTTTgattcagcagcagcagtcttTGATGAAAACCTCCCTTATCCAAGGAGCGTTTTATGAACCACCTTGTCTGCCGTCTTTTCATGGCGGAGTCGAGAAGTACCGTTCTGTTCCAATCCCAAGCTTCTGTCTGAGTCCCGTTccctgcaaaaataaaacagacaatgCTGCAGGAACACCAGAACCCAAATCAGATTCCAGTTCTGACTTTAACGAGGTCAGAGTTAAGGACATAAACCTCGATTGCCAACAGAGCACAACGGAGGTTCCTTCTGGGAATGTCATCGTTGGAGACGATGCCACAAGCGTGTTCGCCAAGGGTTCGCTGCACATCGATCAGCTCGAGTCCAACCTGTGCAGTCTGAAGGTACTGATCTCAGATCTGGAGTTCACAGTCAAAGAGAACTTGGACGATCGCCGGGAACCTGACTGCAGCGTGCAAAATGATGAGAACCTTGAGAGCAGCAAGGACTATGAGCAAATCGAAAACGCTGGTCCGGATGATTCCTCCTGCTGTTTGGAGGACACacaggatgctgctgctgctgctgctgatgatgatgatgacaatgAAGTAGATGACTTATGGCAAAGACAATCATTCATTCAGTTTAAGAACATGGATAAAGATGTGGGACCTAATCCAAGGTCAAGTCTCAGGGATGTTTCCCTACAGAACGGCTCTGAGATTATTAAACTAGTCCAGCATAGTCAGGTCCGAGcctcaataaaagaaaacagaaatgagatGAGTTCAGAAGGAGGAGGCAATGGTAATACACAGCGTGGTGTATCCAAAACAGAGCAACTCCCTTCTAAAAATACAATGTCCGTAGCACAGCAGATGCGAATACCCAGTATTTTCCGAAATGTTGCCTGCAAATACGTCTCTGCGGCTCACCTTTCACATCTTAAGGAAAGAGTGGGGAATATAGCTGCTGGCTCTGAGGGCCCCGCTCCCTCACAGTCTCTTAATCGGTCATATGACGTGGACACATCGTCGGACCTTTGGTTGCAGGAAGGATCAGGATCCGACCTCGGCTCACAGCGTAGTTACAGTCAGACAAAGGGTCTGACTCCAGAGAGTGGTGTTGAAGATCAGTCGGGGGTGTCTAAGGTCAAACGGAGACTGCTCATGCATGTGACCGAGGGGACCATGGAGATGAATGAAGGAGGGGGCCGAGCAGTGGACTCTATGGTCAGACCAAACTCCGGCACTCCTACAG CTGGGGTGTATTTGTCCGAAGGCTGCAGCTTTCAGAAACAAGAGACACTGAAAAGTAAACAAGAGCGACTGAAACAGATCCATGCAGCTCAAGTCCGAGCCCTGCAAGAGGAGcacaggaagcagcaggaagaaCTCTTACAG GTGTTGGCAACACGTTACCGTCTCCTGCAGGACGTGTCTCCCTGCTCTCGACTTGGGGACGCGTTGACCTTCTCCAGCCTCCCTCAG CCCCTGAGCCCGCTCTCGCGGCGCTGccgccccctggtggctgcAGCCGTAAAAGGCTTTCTAACTCGCAGGATTCTACGGACGGAGAGAATTGCGCAGCTGGTGCGCACCATCAGG gacacgcagcagttcctgcaagccTTCCAGCAGCAGAGCGCCAGCAGAGTGGATCGCTGTAGTAGGCAAGATGTATTATTGCAGGAGAGAGTTGCTCTGCAG CTGCGCGCTGCCCGTTATGAGGTTTACGACATATTCTTCAGTCTGTCAGCCGGAGAGCAGATGCAGCTGATCAGATGGGACAGAGAGCTGGCCAGGGAGAGGCAGCTCAGACGGCAG AACGGACATGCCGGTTGCGCCCGAGGGAAGAGTTCTCTGTCTGCTGCGACGCAGAAATCCctggagagaaagagagaaaggat